The sequence GGTGATCGAGTAGGCGTAGGATGGGTCGGCCGCGGCCACGTAATCATCGAGCGGGGTGGCGGAACCTGCGGCGCAGAGCAGCAGCAAGCCGGGGCAGGCGAACAGACACAGATAGAGCAATCGCGCGCTGCGGGACTTCATGAGATGATTCCTCTCGGGGCAGTTCCACCCGCGGGCATTGTACCATTTCCCCGCAATTTTCCGGAAATCGGGCGGAATCCGGGCGCTACTCAGCCGCGTGTGTGTCGCCGGAACGGGCGTTTCTTCCGGGCGGGTGCGTTTGCGAGCAATTCGACGGCGGTGTCGAGCGTGACCGCCTCGGGGTCCATGCTTTTCGGGATCGTCGCGTTCTTCTTGCCGTCGGTGACGTAAGGTCCATAACGGCCATCGAGAAGGTCGACCGTTGCGCCGCTCTCGGGATGCGCGCCCAGCGAGCGAAGCACCCTTTTTGCTCCGCGGCTCGACCTCGGGGCAGCCAGCAACGCAATGGCATCCGCGAGCGTGAGCGAATCCAGCGCCGTGCCCTTCGGGACAGTGGCGTTGGTCTTGCCGTCGGTGACGTAAGGCCCGAAACGCCCTTCGTAGAGCGCCACCGTCGCGCCTGACTCGGGGTGCGCGCCCATCTCGCGCACGAGCCGCTTCGATGCGCTGCGTCGCGCTTTCGGCGCGGCGAGCAGGGCCAGCGCGCGTTCGAGCGTGACGGTGTGCACGTCGTCTTCCGGCGCCAGGCTGCGGAATTCCTTGCCGCACTTAACGTAGGGACCGAAGCGGCCGATCCCGGCGCTTACCGTTTCGCCGTTTTCGGGGTGCGCGCCGAGTTCGCGCGGTAACGCGAGGAATTTCAGGGCAAGGTCGAGACTGACGGATTCCGGCGCGGTTTCCTTCGGCAGGCTGGCGCGTTTCGGCTTCTCCTTGCCCCGCCCGCCCTCGCCGAGTTGTACGTACAGCCCATAGGGCCCCTGGCGCAGGTGTACTTCGAGACCCGTGGCCGGGTCCCGGCCCAGCACGTCGCTCACTTGCGTCTTGGTCTCTATCAACTCTCGCGCCCTCTCCGGGGTGAGGTCCTCGAAGAAGAGCGACTCGGGGATGGTCGCCGTGTTGCCGTTGCCGCCCTCGCCGCGCTGCACGTAGGGAGCGGTTTTCCCAAGCCGCACGCAAATCGGGTCGCCTGTCACGGGGTCGTTGCCAACGGGAATGGCCGGGAACTCGATGCGCGGCATCTCGTGTTCGATTTGCCGTTCGAGGCCATGGCCATAGCCGCCCTCGCCGCGATAGAAGCCCGCGAGGAACCCAATCCAGTCCAGGCGGCCCTCGGCTATTTCATCCAGCACGTCTTCCATGCGCGCGGTGAATTTCAGGTCGACATATTCCGCGAAATGGGACCGCAGCAGGTGCGTGACCGCAATGCCCAGGTACGTGGGCGCGAGCGTGCCGCCCTTAGGCAGTTTCATGACGTAGCCGCGCTGCTGGATCGTCGAGATAATCGGCGCGTAGGTCGAGGGGCGCCCGATCCCCTCCTTTTCAAGTTCACGGATGAGCAGCGCCTCGGTGAACCGCGCGGGCGGCTGCGTTTCATGTCGCGCAGGGGCGATTTCGTCGATCGTGACCGGCTGGCCGGGGCCCGCAAGGTCGCCTTCGCGGATTTCCGGCAGTTCCGCGTCGCGGCTGTCGCCGTTCGTCACGCGCAGGAACCCCGGGAACGTTACGACCGACCCCGCGGCGCGCAAGACCGCCGGGCCGCCGTCGCAGTCGGCCACGAAGTCCACGGTGGTCTTCAGGAGTTCCGCATCGCGCATCTGGGACGCCACGGTGCGGTTCCAGACCAGGCGATAGAGGCGCAACTGGTCGCCGTCAAGGTAATGCGCCACGTCTTCGGGCTTGCGGTCGATATGCGTGGGCCGGATCGCCTCATGCGCCTCCTGGGCCATCTTTGATTTGGTCGTGTAGCGGCGCGGTCCGTGATAATACTCCTCGCCGAACAGGTCGCGGATGACCCGCCCCGCCTCGTGCAGCGCCTTCTCCGCCAGGGTGACCGAGTCCGTGCGCATGTAGGTGATCAAGCCCTCGCGATCGCCGCCCCCGAGGTCGACGCCCTCGTACAACTGTTGCGCGATGGCCATGGTCCGGCTCGGAGCCATGCCCAGCGCCGCGCTGGCGGCCTGTTGCAGCGTCGAGGTAATGAACGGAGGCTGGGGGCGTTGCCGCGCTTCCTTCTGCTCGACCCGCGTCACCC is a genomic window of Candidatus Hydrogenedentota bacterium containing:
- the topA gene encoding type I DNA topoisomerase, with translation MTGGRSTGSQHKEYVLKLVIVESPAKAKTISRFLGRDYKVVASYGHIRDLPGSADEVPKSIKSKPWARLAVDIEHNFTPYYVVSKDSKKRVSEIKAMLGDAEVLVLATDEDREGESISWHLVETLKPKMPVQRIVFHEITKTAIDEAVENPREVNQQLVRAQESRRILDRLFGFSLSPVLWRKVGSRLSAGRVQSVAVRLVVEREEARRAFRRAAYWDIEATLAARGKSFKAVLIEWNGQRVAEGKDFDPATGRLKTERVVWLREADAARLSEQLGERVPWRVTRVEQKEARQRPQPPFITSTLQQAASAALGMAPSRTMAIAQQLYEGVDLGGGDREGLITYMRTDSVTLAEKALHEAGRVIRDLFGEEYYHGPRRYTTKSKMAQEAHEAIRPTHIDRKPEDVAHYLDGDQLRLYRLVWNRTVASQMRDAELLKTTVDFVADCDGGPAVLRAAGSVVTFPGFLRVTNGDSRDAELPEIREGDLAGPGQPVTIDEIAPARHETQPPARFTEALLIRELEKEGIGRPSTYAPIISTIQQRGYVMKLPKGGTLAPTYLGIAVTHLLRSHFAEYVDLKFTARMEDVLDEIAEGRLDWIGFLAGFYRGEGGYGHGLERQIEHEMPRIEFPAIPVGNDPVTGDPICVRLGKTAPYVQRGEGGNGNTATIPESLFFEDLTPERARELIETKTQVSDVLGRDPATGLEVHLRQGPYGLYVQLGEGGRGKEKPKRASLPKETAPESVSLDLALKFLALPRELGAHPENGETVSAGIGRFGPYVKCGKEFRSLAPEDDVHTVTLERALALLAAPKARRSASKRLVREMGAHPESGATVALYEGRFGPYVTDGKTNATVPKGTALDSLTLADAIALLAAPRSSRGAKRVLRSLGAHPESGATVDLLDGRYGPYVTDGKKNATIPKSMDPEAVTLDTAVELLANAPARKKRPFRRHTRG